One Anas platyrhynchos isolate ZD024472 breed Pekin duck chromosome 10, IASCAAS_PekinDuck_T2T, whole genome shotgun sequence genomic window carries:
- the SLITRK2 gene encoding SLIT and NTRK-like protein 2 has translation MLKGVWLLSLLTVAGISQTESRKPAKDICSKSRCPCEEKENVLNINCENKGFTTVSLLLPPPSKIYQLFLNGNALTRLFPNEFVNYSNAVTLHLGNNDMQEIRTGAFSGLRTLKRLHLNNNKLEVLKEDTFLGLESLEYLQADYNYISAIEAGAFSKLNKLKVLILNDNLLLSLPSNVFRFVLLTHLDLRGNRLKMMPFAGVLEHIGGIMEIQLEENPWNCTCDLLPLKAWLDTITVFVGEIVCETPFRLHGKDVTQLTRQDLCPRKSSSDSNQKEKHPVLSDPHISRLLPTANSAINPTRAPKASRPPKTRNRPTPRVTVSKDRQIFGPIMVYQTKSPVPITCPAGCICTSQSSDNGLNVNCQEKKISNISDLHPKPTSPKKLYLTSNYLQVIYRTDLVEYSSLDLLHLGNNRIAAIQEGAFTNLTSLRRLYLNGNYLEILYPSMFEGLQSLQYLYLEYNVIKEILPRTFDALSNLHLLFLNNNLLRSLPDNVFGGTSLTRLNLRNNHFSHLPVRGVLDQLSALIQIDLQENPWDCTCDILGLRNWIEQVTDQNNHQSNPPVVINEVICESPTKHSGEHLKFLSKEAICPENPNLSDSSLLPMNQNTDTPQLLGVSPSSYPEIHTEVPLSVLILGLLVVFILSVCFGAGLFVFVLKRRKGVQSMPSSANNLDISSFQLQYGSYNTETHDKTEGHVYNYIPPPVGQMCQNPIYMQKEGDPVAYYRNLHEFSYSNLDHKKEDPTSLAFTISAAELLEKQSSPREPELLYQNIAERVKELPTGGLVHYNFCTLPKRQFAPSYESRRQNQDRINKTVLYGTPRKYFAEQSKPEHPLLQGKLQTEPDYLEVLEKQTAISQL, from the coding sequence ATGCTGAAGGGTGTTTGGTTGCTCAGTTTGTTAACAGTGGCTGGGATCTCGCAGACAGAGAGTCGCAAACCTGCCAAAGACATTTGCAGCAAGAGCCGCTGCCCTTGCGAGGAGAAGGAGAACGTGCTTAATATTAATTGTGAAAACAAAGGATTTACAACCGtcagcctcctgctgccgccgccgTCCAAGATCTACCAGCTCTTCCTCAACGGGAACGCGCTGACCCGCCTGTTCCCCAATGAGTTCGTCAACTACTCCAATGCCGTGACCCTCCACCTGGGCAACAACGACATGCAGGAGATCCGCACGGGGGCCTTCAGCGGGCTCCGCACCCTCAAGAGGCTGCACCTCAATAACAACAAGCTGGAAGTGCTGAAGGAGGACACGTTCCTGGGCTTGGAGAGCCTGGAGTACCTGCAAGCCGACTACAACTACATCAGTGCCATCGAAGCCGGGGCCTTCAGCAAGCTGAACAAGCTCAAAGTGTTGATTCTCAATGACAACCTCCTGCTGTCCCTGCCCAGCAATGTCTTCCGCTTCGTGCTCCTCACCCACCTGGACCTGCGGGGCAACCGGCTGAAGATGATGCCTTTTGCTGGTGTGCTGGAGCACATTGGAGGCATCATGGAGATCCAGCTCGAAGAAAACCCTTGGAACTGCACCTGCGACTTGCTGCCACTCAAGGCCTGGCTAGACACCATCACCGTCTTCGTGGGTGAGATAGTCTGTGAAACACCTTTCAGGCTGCACGGGAAAGATGTGACCCAGCTCACCAGGCAAGATCTCTGCCCTAGGAAAAGCTCCAGTGATTCaaaccagaaggaaaaacacCCTGTCCTCTCAGACCCACATATCTCAAGGTTACTGCCCACAGCTAACTCTGCCATCAATCCCACCAGAGCCCCAAAAGCCAGCCGCCCCCCCAAAACCAGGAACCGCCCCACACCCCGTGTCACTGTGTCAAAAGACAGACAAATATTTGGGCCTATCATGGTTTACCAGACAAAGTCTCCTGTGCCCATCACCTGCCCAGCTGGCTGCATCTGTACTTCACAGAGCTCAGACAACGGCCTAAATGTGAACTGCCAAGAGAAAAAGATAAGTAACATCTCTGATCTCCACCCTAAGCCAACCAGTCCAAAGAAACTTTACCTTACCAGTAACTATCTACAAGTCATTTATAGAACCGATCTTGTAGAGTACAGTTCTCTGGATTTGTTACATCTAGGAAACAACAGAATTGCAGCGATACAAGAAGGTGCCTTTACAAACCTCACAAGTTTACGTAGACTTTATCTTAATGGCAACTACCTTGAGATTCTGTACCCTTCAATGTTTgaagggctgcagagcctgCAATATCTCTATCTAGAGTACAATGTAATTAAGGAGATCCTGCCACGTACCTTTGATGCTCTGAGTAATCTTCATCTGTTATTCCTCAACAACAACCTGCTCAGATCCTTGCCCGACAACGTCTTTGGCGGCACTTCCCTCACCAGACTCAACCTCAGAAACAACCATTTCTCACACCTGCCAGTGAGAGGAGTCCTAGACCAGCTCTCGGCTCTAATTCAGATTGACCTCCAGGAGAACCCTTGGGACTGCACGTGTGACATTCTGGGGCTGAGGAACTGGATAGAGCAAGTCACTGACCAGAACAACCACCAGTCAAATCCCCCCGTTGTTATCAACGAAGTCATCTGCGAGTCTCCCACCAAGCACTCCGGAGAGCATCTGAAATTCCTGAGCAAAGAAGCCATCTGCCCAGAGAACCCCAACTTGTCAGACTCTTCTCTCCTGCCCATGAATCAGAACACAGATACCCCCCAGCTCCTCGGTGTCTCACCCAGCTCCTATCCAGAAATACACACGGAAGTTCCACTGTCTGTCTTAATTCTAGGCTTGCtggttgtgtttattttgtcaGTCTGTTTTGGGGCAGGCCTGTTTGTCTTTGTCCTTAAGCGCCGGAAGGGGGTGCAAAGCATGCCCAGCAGCGCCAACAACTTAGATATAAGTTCATTTCAGCTCCAGTACGGGTCCTACAACACTGAGACCCATGACAAAACTGAAGGACATGTTTATAACTATATTCCCCCTCCTGTTGGACAGATGTGCCAAAACCCAATCTACATGCAAAAGGAAGGGGATCCAGTTGCCTATTACAGGAATCTCCATGAGTTTAGCTATAGCAATCTAGACCACAAAAAGGAAGATCCCACCAGTCTTGCATTTACAATCAGTGCAGCTGAGTTACTGGAAAAGCAGTCCTCACCTCGGGAACCAGAGCTGCTGTATCAAAATATTGCAGAAAGGGTCAAGGAACTCCCCACCGGAGGATTAGTTCATTATAACTTTTGCACCTTACCCAAAAGGCAGTTTGCCCCTTCATATGAATCAAGACGCCAAAACCAAGACAGgataaataaaactgttttatatGGAACTCCCaggaaatattttgcagaaCAATCTAAACCCGAGCATCCTTTACTCCAAGGAAAGCTACAAACAGAACCAGACTACCTCGAagttctggaaaaacaaactgcaATCAGTCAGCTGTaa